A stretch of the Notamacropus eugenii isolate mMacEug1 chromosome 2, mMacEug1.pri_v2, whole genome shotgun sequence genome encodes the following:
- the LOC140527475 gene encoding bile acid receptor-like: MADTYVTVSDGFCLAEPMQYYDVMPEQINYQLQDPDYQVTPYCQYSTVQYSPALQSPPSHSHYNTYSLDSQYNDGQYILSTSEFNKPTFMVTHDAEDGYPGIKRSKLTHPSVRIKGQEELCVVCGDKASGYHYNALTCEGCKGFFRRSITKNAVYRCKNGGHCEMDMYMRRKCQECRLKKCKAMGMLAECLLTEVQCKSKRLRKNFKQKNSFFCNIKVEEGIHNKHVSSTTRSRKVLQDRVELTPVEHQLIDHIVAAHQRYTIPLEEAKKLLQEYANPEESFLRLSETAVLHVQMLVDFTKRLPGFESLASEDQMALLKGSTVEAMFLRSAQIYNQKFNECLSSASENAIRFSDHTLNYHHQNADRSVIYSIEAPNNEESPTSTTTSGITEDFITALFYFYKSMGELNVTETEYALLAATTVFFSDRPLLKNKQHVEKLQEPLLGILYKYSKIYHPEDPQHFARLIGRLTELRTLNHNHSEVLITWKSKDPKLNSLLCEIWDMH; this comes from the exons ATGGCAGATACTTACGTGACAGTATCAGATGGGTTCTGTCTTGCTGAACCTATGCAGTATTATG ATGTAATGCCAGAACAGATCAATTACCAGCTGCAGGACCCTGATTACCAAGTGACACCTTACTGTCAGTATTCAACTGTCCAGTATTCTCCGGCTTTGCAGTCTCCACCTTCTCACAGTCATTACAATACATACAGTCTGGATTCACAGTATAATGATGGACAGTACATACTCAGCACCAGTGAATTCAATAAGCCTACTTTTATGGTTACTCATGATGCTGAGGATGGATATCCAGGAATAAAAAGATCTAAACTAACTCATCCTTCTGTGAGAATTAAAGGACAAGAAGAACTTTGTGTAGTTTGTGGTGATAAAGCTTCAGGATATCATTATAATGCACTTACTTGTGAAGGTTGCAAAG GTTTTTTTCGTCGTAGCATCACCAAAAATGCGGTATACAGATGCAAGAATGGTGGGCACTGTGAAATGGACATGTATATGCGTAGAAAATGTCAAGAGTGCCGTTTGAAAAAGTGTAAGGCAATGGGAATGTTAGCAGAAT GTTTGCTAACAGAAGTACAGTGTAAATCCAAACGACTTCGAAAAAACTTCAAGCAGAAGAACAGCTTTTTTTGTAACATCAAAGTGGAAGAAGGAATACATAATAAGCATGTGTCATCTACAACTAGATCTAGAAAAGTG CTACAGGACAGAGTCGAGCTAACTCCAGTGGAACATCAGCTCATTGATCACATCGTGGCTGCTCATCAAAGATACACAATTCCACTCGAGGAAGCAAAGAAATTA CTCCAGGAATATGCAAATCCTGAGGAAAGTTTCTTGCGACTTTCAGAGACAGCAGTGCTTCATGTTCAGATGTTGGTGGATTTTACGAAGAGACTACCAG GATTTGAAAGTTTGGCCAGTGAGGATCAGATGGCATTGCTGAAGGGGTCAACAGTTGAAGCAATGTTCCTTCGTTCTGCTCAAATCTACAATCAAAAATTTAATGAGTGTCTTTCATCAGCCAGTGAAA ATGCTATAAGGTTTTCTGATCATACACTAAATTATCACCATCAGAATGCTGATCGAAGTGTTATTTATTCTATAGAAGCACCTAACAATGAGGAGAGTCCGACTTCTACTACCACATCTG GCATTACTGAAGATTTTATTACTGCACTCTTTTACTTCTACAAAAGCATGGGAGAACTTAATGTTACTGAAACTGAATATGCTCTGCTTGCAGCTACAACTGTATTTTTTTCAG ATCGTCCACTACTTAAAAATAAGCAACATGTGGAAAAACTACAAGAACCACTTTTAGGAATATTGTataaatattcaaaaatatatCATCCAGAAGATCCTCAACATTTTGCTCGTCTCATAGGAAGACTTACTGAACTCAGAACACTGAATCACAACCATTCAGAAGTTTTGATCACCTGGAAATCCAAAGACCCCAAACTTAATAGTTTACTCTGTGAGATTTGGGATATGCACTGA